The genomic DNA TCGTCCGACATAAAATTCACCAGCAATTCAGCGAACCGGTTCTGGGTCAGCTTAAAGCCACGTTCGTTATGCTAAAGCGTGTCGTCCGCATCGAATGCGATCGTCCAATTGCGTCTGCTGACGGCGCGTTCCTGCCTTGTCTTTTGCGTCACTTATGCGTGGCCCCTTTTCATAGAGGCCAGAGAGGTTATAATAAGCTGCTGAACGCACACTCTACCAGTGACTCGCGCCAAAGGAATACAATGCTGCAAGACGTTTACATGATGGCTGATCGGGACGATGACGACGATAACGATGTCGGCGTCAAACTTGAAACACGGACCAAGACCAAACGTCCACCGCTGTATAAGGTGATGATCCTGAACGATGACTATACGCCGATGGAATTTGTCGTGCACGTGCTGGAACGCTTCTTTAGTTTGACCCATGACCAGTCGGTCGACATCATGATGGCGGTGCACAAAAAGGGTCTGGCGGTGGTTGGCGTGTTCAGCCATGAGATTGCGGAAACCAAAGTTGCGCAGGTGATGGACCTTGCGGCGCGCCACCAACACCCCCTGCAATGCACGATGGAAAAAGAGTGAGGGCGCGTCGCCCGCTTGGAGCCTCATGAAACATTCACGCCTTTTTACTGCGCTAGACGATGGTCTGGACCTGACCGGAACGCTGCATATTTTGCGCCCACCTGCTGGCTATGATTTGGCGGGGCTGAGCGATGTTACCGTCGAGGCGACGTTTTATCCCGACCATCAATACTGGCAGGCCATGGAGTTGGTTGGTGATGGCATAGGCCGCGGGGCTACGCTTGTGGTGGTGCCACGATCAAAGACGCTGGCGCGCGCCATGATCAGCCACGCAATTGCAGCTGGTGGGTTGGTGGTCGTTGACGGGCAGAAGACCGACGGCATTGAGGGCATCTACAAAGACATCCGCAAGACCACCACGATCTTGGGCGTTGTTGCAAAGGGCCATGGCCGGCTGTTCTGGTTTACGGCTGGCGTCGCACCTGCATGGGACGTGACGGTTAAGTCGCCCGACGGATACCAAACCGTCGCGGGTGTGTTTTCGGAAACGAAGATCGACGCAGGCTCTGCCCAGTTGGTTCCGCACCTTGATGCGTTGAAGGGTGACGTGGCCGACCTCGGCGCGGGCTGGGGCTATCTCAGCCGTGAGATTTTGTCCCACGAAGGCGTAACGCGGCTCGATATGATTGAGGCGGACAAGGCGGCTTTGGACTGTGCCGTTGCAAATACCAATGACCCACGGGCGCGTCTTGTTTGGGACGATGCGCTGACATTTAGCGGCGGGCCTTATGACACAGTTGTGTCCAACCCACCGTTTCACACTACCCGTGCTGGTGATCCGGATCTTGGAAAAGGGTTCATCGCCACTGCTGCGCGCATTCTGAAACCACGCGGTGCATTGCTGATGGTCGCCAACCGTCATCTGCCCTATGAGGCTGAATTGGATGCAAAATTCGCCCGCGTCGAAGAACTCGCCGGATCGGGCGCTTTTAAGGTTTTCCGCGCGACTCGCCCCAAGCGCTAATATCGCCTAACCTTTTCGAATCTGTTCGATTCTCAGGAGCTACCATGTCTTTTTCTATCACTGGTAAGACTGCCATCGTTACAGGTGCAGCTAATGGCGTCGGCCTTGCGATCGGGCGGCATTTCCTTGCCGAAGGCGCCAACGTCGTCTTTGCGGATATGGACGAAGAACGACTGGTCGAAGAGCTCGGATCGTCCAAAGTTGAACCCGAACGTTACCGCACCTTTGCATGTGATCTGCGGCAAAAATTGTCGATCAACAATCTGCTATCGATGACAATTGACAGTTTTGAGCGGGTCGATATTTTGGTCAACGCATCACGCCAATTGATCACGTCCGACCCGCTGAACCCGAAAGAAGATCAGGTAGAAACGCTGCTACAACAAAACCTTATGACGTCGTTGCGCCTGACCCAGGCGATTTCAAAGCGGATGATCAAGCAAGCTGAGGGTCAAGAAGGCGGGTTTGTAGGATCGATTATCAACCTCAGTTCTATCGCCGCGCGGCGCGCCAATCCTGATCTGTTGGGCTATTCCATCGCGACTGCGGCGCTGGATCAGATGACACGCTCGATGGCTGTCGCATTGGCACCACATCGCATCCGTGTGAACGCTGTTGCCTTCGGGTCAGTCATGTCCGCCAGCCTGAAACGTGAATTGCGTGAACACAATGAATACCGCAGCGACATTATTGATAACACGCCCCTTGGTCGTATTGCGGGGCCGGGGGAAGTGTCCGACGCGGTGCAATACCTCGCGTCGGACGCTTCAAGCTTTGTGACGGGCCAGATTATCACCGTGGACGGGGGGCGCACGCTGATTGATCCTGCTTCGGCGCCCGCCCATTAAAACAGGCCACTAAAACGGTCCACCAATCATTCTGGATGAACGGCAATGCACTGCTGGATGCGGGCTTGCGCTGCGCGGGCAGATTGTTCGCGGCGATTTTCGAGTTGTGCGAGTTTTATGCGTTCTTCAGCGACGTTGATTGCCACAGGTTCTTGGCGGGTCGTCGTTTCAGTTTCTTCGCAAGGGAAACGGAAAGTAGATCCGTCCTCGTTCGTGCCTTCGCACGATGTGTGCAACACACGAACGTCCTGCACCTCAGCCAAAGCGTATCCACGACTGATGTTGCCGCGCGCGACAGATATTAAGCGGTCAAGTTGGGCGACGGGGCGGTTGGATGCGCTGATGCATTGTTCGCGTGGGGTTGAACAGGCGGCGAGCGCCAGAAGTGGAAGAAGAAGAAGGGTCGAGCGGGTCATATTATTTTCCTTTGGCAGCCATATGGTCGCGGGTGTTTGGCGGGCGGTTGGCCTGCTTGGACAATCAATGTTAGGTCTTCTTGATAAGCAATAACAAGGGGTCGCAACATGAGCTTGGGCGACATGAAACAAGAGAAGTCGGCGGCGGCCGCGTGGTTTCGTACATTGCGCGACGAGATCGTTCAGGCCTTTGAAAAACTTGAAGATACACAATCATCAGGACCGTTTTCATACCTGCCTGCGGGCCGGTTTGAGGTGACACAAACCACCCGCACAGGCGACGCCGGGATCGACGCAGGTGGTGGTTTGATGTCGGTGATGCGCGGGGGGCGTGTGTTTGAAAAAGTCGGCGTCAACATATCAACGGTGCATGGCACATTGGGCGCGCGCGCACAGGCGGCGATGATGGCGCGTAAGGGGCTGGACGGCATGGCCGATGACCCACGCTTTTGGGCGTCTGGTATTAGCCTTGTGGCGCATATGCAGAACCCGCATGTGCCTGCGGTTCATATGAATACACGGATGTTCTGGACGCCGCATGCGTGGTGGTTTGGCGGTGGGTCCGACCTTAACCCTTGCATCGAATACAGCGATGATACTGCGCATTTTCATGCCACCCAAAAGACCTGGCTGGACCCCCATGGAACAGCGCATTACCCCAAGCTAAAGGCCTGGGCGGACGAGTATTTTTACATCCCCCATCGCAACCGCGCGCGCGGGGTTGGTGGTGTGTTTATGGATGATTACAGCACGGGTGATTGGCCCGCAGATTTCGCGCTTACGCAAGACTTGGGGCGGGCGTTTTTACCAGCGTATCAACCACTTGTGGACGCACGCCGTGATACGGAATGGAGCGACGCGGACAAGGACGCGCAGCTGGTGCATCGCGGGCTTTATGCGGAATATAATCTGGTCTATGACCGCGGCACAAAGTTCGGGCTTGAGACGGGGCACGACGCGAATGCGGTGCTGATGAGCCTGCCGCCGATGGCGAAGTGGGTGTAATCGTTAACGGCTGCAGCGCAGGATTTGCACGAGGCCCGCAGATGAGAGGTTAACGCCTTTGTTTACTGGCAAAACCGCGTGTCACAGCCTGTACACAGGCTGTACACCGGACGTATAACTCCGATGTTGCGTTTTGCAGGGTTAACGCACTTTTTGGCGGGCCTTGTTAACCTTTCAGGTCACCGCATTTCCCATCACCGTATTTCACGCACCGTGTCGATCATCAGTTGCACGTTTTCAGGGTTCGCGTCCGGCGTAATGCCGTGGCCGAGGTTGAAGATATGCGGCCCACCTTTGAGGGCATCCACGATGGCCCGCGTTTCAGTCACAAGCGCGTCGCCACCAGTGACCATATGCGATGATTTCAGATTGCCCTGAACGCAGCCGTCCGTTTGCACGTTGGCCGCGGCCCAGTGCGCCGTGACCCCGTCGTCCAGCGCGATACAATCCGCACCAATGGCGTCGTGCAGCCCGATGTAGCGTTCATCTGCGCCGCGCGGGAAGGCGATGATCGGCGTGTCGGGGTGGCGTTGTTTCAGAGCGGCGACAATGCGGGCCATGGGTTTGATCGCATAGTTGATGAAATTGTCGCCCATAAGCGATCCCGCCCAGCTGTCGAACAATTTGACGACTTCGGCCCCTGCGTCGATCTGGGCGGACAGGTATTCGATGGTGCCGTCGGTGATCAAATCGAGCAGACCTTCGAACACGGCTTTGTCAGTATCTTTCAGCGCGTGGGCGGGGCCCTGATCTGGTGTGCCTTGCCCTGCGATCATGTAGGTCGCGACGGTCCACGGGGCGCCTGCAAATCCGATGAGCGTGACGTCGTCGGGCAATTCGCGTGTCAGGATTTTGACGGTTTC from Octadecabacter antarcticus 307 includes the following:
- a CDS encoding class I SAM-dependent methyltransferase, whose product is MKHSRLFTALDDGLDLTGTLHILRPPAGYDLAGLSDVTVEATFYPDHQYWQAMELVGDGIGRGATLVVVPRSKTLARAMISHAIAAGGLVVVDGQKTDGIEGIYKDIRKTTTILGVVAKGHGRLFWFTAGVAPAWDVTVKSPDGYQTVAGVFSETKIDAGSAQLVPHLDALKGDVADLGAGWGYLSREILSHEGVTRLDMIEADKAALDCAVANTNDPRARLVWDDALTFSGGPYDTVVSNPPFHTTRAGDPDLGKGFIATAARILKPRGALLMVANRHLPYEAELDAKFARVEELAGSGAFKVFRATRPKR
- the hemE gene encoding uroporphyrinogen decarboxylase, which produces MSTQKTILRALAGEVLATPPIWMMRQAGRYLPEYKATRAQAGDFLSLCYNPELAAEVTLQPIRRYGFDASILFADILLLPQALGANLWFVTGEGPRLSTVTTADELKALKPVSAIHDTLSPIYETVKILTRELPDDVTLIGFAGAPWTVATYMIAGQGTPDQGPAHALKDTDKAVFEGLLDLITDGTIEYLSAQIDAGAEVVKLFDSWAGSLMGDNFINYAIKPMARIVAALKQRHPDTPIIAFPRGADERYIGLHDAIGADCIALDDGVTAHWAAANVQTDGCVQGNLKSSHMVTGGDALVTETRAIVDALKGGPHIFNLGHGITPDANPENVQLMIDTVREIR
- a CDS encoding SDR family NAD(P)-dependent oxidoreductase, with the protein product MSFSITGKTAIVTGAANGVGLAIGRHFLAEGANVVFADMDEERLVEELGSSKVEPERYRTFACDLRQKLSINNLLSMTIDSFERVDILVNASRQLITSDPLNPKEDQVETLLQQNLMTSLRLTQAISKRMIKQAEGQEGGFVGSIINLSSIAARRANPDLLGYSIATAALDQMTRSMAVALAPHRIRVNAVAFGSVMSASLKRELREHNEYRSDIIDNTPLGRIAGPGEVSDAVQYLASDASSFVTGQIITVDGGRTLIDPASAPAH
- the clpS gene encoding ATP-dependent Clp protease adapter ClpS codes for the protein MLQDVYMMADRDDDDDNDVGVKLETRTKTKRPPLYKVMILNDDYTPMEFVVHVLERFFSLTHDQSVDIMMAVHKKGLAVVGVFSHEIAETKVAQVMDLAARHQHPLQCTMEKE
- the hemF gene encoding oxygen-dependent coproporphyrinogen oxidase, whose amino-acid sequence is MSLGDMKQEKSAAAAWFRTLRDEIVQAFEKLEDTQSSGPFSYLPAGRFEVTQTTRTGDAGIDAGGGLMSVMRGGRVFEKVGVNISTVHGTLGARAQAAMMARKGLDGMADDPRFWASGISLVAHMQNPHVPAVHMNTRMFWTPHAWWFGGGSDLNPCIEYSDDTAHFHATQKTWLDPHGTAHYPKLKAWADEYFYIPHRNRARGVGGVFMDDYSTGDWPADFALTQDLGRAFLPAYQPLVDARRDTEWSDADKDAQLVHRGLYAEYNLVYDRGTKFGLETGHDANAVLMSLPPMAKWV